A single region of the Oryzias latipes chromosome 21, ASM223467v1 genome encodes:
- the gpm6b gene encoding neuronal membrane glycoprotein M6-b isoform X2 has translation MGCFECCIKCLGGVPYASLVATILCFSGVALFCGCGHVALTGTLTILETHFSRVTTDHAMLTDVIQLMQYVIYGIASFFFLYGIILLAEGFYTTSAVKELHSEFKTTICGRCISGMFVFLTYILGVAWLGVFGFSAVPVFLFYNMWSTCNAMNSPTFNITSIDSICVDVRQYGIIPWNATPGRACGSALGEICKTSDFYLSYHLYIVACAGAGATVIALLIYMMATTYNFAVLKFKSREDCCTKF, from the exons GTTGCTTTGAGTGCTGCATCAAGTGTTTAGGCGGCGTGCCCTATGCATCCCTGGTGGCGACCATCCTCTGCTTCTCTGGCGTGGCTCTGTTTTGTGGATGCGGCCATGTGGCTCTGACTGGCACTTTGACTATCCTGGAAACCCACTTTTCCAGGGTCACAACCGATCACGCCATGCTCACTGATGT AATACAGCTGATGCAGTATGTCATCTATGGCATcgcttcatttttcttcctgTATGGAATCATTCTGCTTGCCGAGGGCTTCTACACAACCAGTGCTGTCAAGGAGCTCCACAGCGAGTTCAAGACCACCATCTGTGGACGCTGCATCAGTGGAATG TTTGTGTTCCTCACGTACATCCTGGGTGTGGCTTGGCTGGGCGTGTTTGGCTTCTCCGCCGTACCCGTCTTCCTCTTCTACAACATGTGGTCCACCTGTAATGCCATGAATTCTCCAACGTTCAACATAACTAGCATCGACTCCATCTGCGTGGATGTTCGTCAGTACG GAATCATCCCATGGAACGCCACCCCAGGAAGGGCCTGTGGATCTGCTCTTGGTGAAATCTGCAAAACCAGCGAT TTTTACCTGTCCTATCACCTGTACATCGTGGCGTGCGCCGGGGCAGGAGCCACCGTCATCGCTCTG CTGATCTACATGATGGCTACTACTTATAACTTTGCTGTTTTGAAGTTTAAGAGTCGGGAAGACTGCTGCACTAAGTTTTAG